In the genome of Bremerella sp. P1, the window CGGCGAGATTGGTTTACTGTCTCAGCCCGGCGGAGCGTTATTCAACATCGAACATTCCAACGGAGGCCTGATTTCCTTCCCTGGCGGCCTTCCAGTTACCAACGAAAGCGGTGACGTGATCGGTGCCGTTGGAGTTTCCGGGTCCACAGTTGAAGACGATCACGCTGTTGCGATGGCTGCTGTGGAGTCCGTCAGCACGGTCTGCGCCTAAACACGACGAAACGAATTCTTATTTGGATTGATGCCGTATGTCTAACTCGACGTTCCGATTGAACTCCTCGCGATTCCTGTGTGCGTTGGGCACGGTCTTCGCAATGTTACTGTCCGCCAAGTGCTCTGGGCAAGAGATCAGTTTTCGCGAGCGAGTCCAGCCCTTGCTCGCCAATAGGTGCCTCGCATGCCATGGCCCCGACGAGAACGGTCGAAAAGCTGACTTGCGACTGGATACGGAGGCCGGGGCAAAAGACTTCGCGATCGAGCCGGGAAATGCAGATGACAGTGAATTGATATCACGGATCGAATCGGACGATCCCGACGTCGTCATGCCGCCGCCTGGGCATGGAAAACCATTAAGTTCCTCGGAACAAAAACTTCTTCGGGACTGGATTGACCAAGGGGCTCCATGGCAGGGTCACTGGGCATTTGAGCCAATCAAACGACCGAGCGTTCCCGCCGACAACAGTGGCTGGTCCAAAGGGGCGATCGACGGGTTTGTGCTGCAACGCATCAAAGAAGCAGGTCTGGAGGCATCCGGAAGAGCGGACGATCGGACACTTATTCGCCGCGTGTACCTCGACCTGATCGGATTGCCCCCGACCCCCGAACAGGTACAGCAATTTATGGATGATACGTCGTCTGATCGGTTCGAGAAGGTCGTTGATCAGCTTCTTCGATCAAAGCATTACGGCGAACAGATGGCCGTGTCTTGGCTCGACATCGCTCGATATGCGGACACCAACGGCTACCAAAACGATTTCGTCCGCAGCATGTGGGTATGGCGTGATTGGGTAATCGATGCATACAACAGCAACATGCCCTATGACCAGTTCATCATTCAGCAAATAGCTGGTGATATGTTGCCTGAGCCGACGACATCTCAATTGATCGCGTCGGGATTCAATCGAAATAACCCGACAGTGACGGAGGGTGGAGCAATCGATGAAGAGTGGCGAATCGAGAATTGCGTCGATCGGACCGAGACGACAGCCGCAGCCTTTCTCGGGCTGACGATGGGCTGTGCCCGTTGCCACGACCACAAGTACGACCCGGTCAGCCAGAAAGAGTTCTTCGAATTCTTCGCGTTCTTTAACAACGTTGATGAGCCGGGTGTTTACACAGAAAGACGCGGCAATACCCAGCCGTTAATCAAGACACCAACGCCTGCGCAGGTGGCCGCATTAGCCTCGCTTGATGGACAAATCGAGGCACTCGACCGAAAGGCCGCGGCAAGTGACGACTCCGGCGCGATAGCTGTCCTGCAAGAATGGCGAACTTCGAAGGAATCCGGCCCCTCCATTCCGCAATCTTCCTGGTCCTGTGACGATACGGGCGTCAAAGAACTGCAGTGGTCGCCCGCGGGCAAGGCCATTTCGTTCGAAGGTAAAGAGAACGCGTTTTCGTCGGATAACAATCCC includes:
- a CDS encoding GlcG/HbpS family heme-binding protein: MMKEMDEKTAEKMLAAAIQKSEDIGAKMNIAIVDAGANLKSFHRMDGAWLGSIDIACKKARTARQFDMATGEIGLLSQPGGALFNIEHSNGGLISFPGGLPVTNESGDVIGAVGVSGSTVEDDHAVAMAAVESVSTVCA